ctggcagtaactctccagatcctttacccacaaaacaaacatgcatactggcagtaactctccagatcctttacccacaaaacaaacatgcatactggcagtaactctccagatccttaacccacaaaacaaacatgcatactggcagtaactctccagatccttaacccacaaaacaaacatgcatacTGGCAGTAACTCTCAAGATCCTTTacccacaaaacaaacatgcatactggcaataactctccagatcctttacccacaaaacaaacatgcatactggcagtaactctccagatccttaacccacaaaacaaacatgcatactggcagtaactctccagatcctttacccacaaaacaaacatgcatactggcagtaactctccagatcctttacccacaaaacaaacatgcatactggcagtaactctccaggggcctgttgcacaaaagtagaattaagacatccgggataaatgactcagctgagctcaatgaagccaaaacatgtgcgtccaggcttaattggttgcacaaagaccaagccaggatgagcagacacggattcattaagccaggtgaaaccaatcctggataggtgcgcgctcacggctcactcaaatagaccccgccacagatcacagattaactgatttaccatggcaactagagccgcgtacttttccccgtcggaagcacaaatcctcatggaggcatacgaggaggtaaaagatataattaagaagaaaggcaacaccgccacagtgataaagcaaagagaaaaagcgtggcaaagtattgcagaccgcctgaatgcgtaagtagtgcacaattacacactcaccgctccgctgaaacatcacaattacaattcaaatatttaattcacatctccaaaaatgcagttgtactgtaattatgaaacggttaaatttttaattgaaatgcactgcagatatgagtgaaattgtgtaaagtaactccatcacactgtataaagctatgataaattttttgatatttttactgaaaacaagacaaaaataccaagtaattttttgcagtgtgactccattaaatgtgtgtgtgtgtgtgtgtgtgtgtgtgtgtgtgtgtgtgtgtgtgtgtgtgtgtgtgtgtgtgtgtgtgtgtgtgtgtgtgtgtgtgtgtgtagattaaacatgaacgggccaaaacggacatggcagcaggtcaaaatcaaatacaagaacattctgcagaatggtatggtccctgactaatatttaacaaagcacaagcatatattgtacccagaaggtgcctgctcacacattgtctgtactgttttagcagtgaaaaagaatacccacagacaaggcacgggtggtgggtcaccaaaggctgaccttaccccagcagaggacatggccttggagctaaataaaggcaggcccgtcttagaggggatccctggggggaaagagacgagcataggttcctcccaagatgccacccgcttcattcaaggtatgtccttccatctctacatgggatacaaccacattcatattgaatcaatttggactgtctgactttggtttacctattgccttgcagtgtctggcagcactgtgttcctgttagagccaccagcacaagcaccagacgatgctgatccagtgagtactccatcaaaggcatactgtaggcctggcatgtcttgtctactagcttcaatatgaatccgattaaatgtgatagggtgaaggccccagtgcagcagcaacagcacatgatggagacgatgatgaggaggagaccatctctctggattccagaaggcatgaggtatcatgttaagactgtgaaagtactatttactctacaatggtgaggagtcctcatcaaaatcaaaaaatctaatttcttttacaggacccagatgctatacagtgggaaaaccagcctggcaacatagtgcgtattaataaaaggacaccacatcctgccaaattccagctgcgctaattgtattgtgttcacagagctcacaagctatcagaaagttgtatggcaaccacctccggcgccaaatagaactggcagacatagacattcagtacaagaaga
This genomic stretch from Salvelinus alpinus chromosome 15, SLU_Salpinus.1, whole genome shotgun sequence harbors:
- the LOC139539474 gene encoding uncharacterized protein isoform X2, yielding MNGPKRTWQQVKIKYKNILQNAVKKNTHRQGTGGGSPKADLTPAEDMALELNKGRPVLEGIPGGKETSIGSSQDATRFIQVSGSTVFLLEPPAQAPDDADPGEGPSAAATAHDGDDDEEETISLDSRRHEDPDAIQWENQPGNISSQAIRKLYGNHLRRQIELADIDIQYKKKKMENLALESEIKKRTIRKLDLEIKKLERELQEDDTAQNKNLVYSRKVK